One Bacillus amyloliquefaciens DSM 7 = ATCC 23350 DNA window includes the following coding sequences:
- a CDS encoding DUF951 domain-containing protein: MADKDFGLNDIVEMKKPHPCGENRWKIIRMGMDIRIKCTGCSHSVMIPRRDFERKLKKVLVKHEEPTS; the protein is encoded by the coding sequence TTGGCGGATAAAGACTTTGGCCTGAATGATATTGTTGAAATGAAGAAACCGCACCCTTGCGGTGAAAACAGGTGGAAAATCATTCGGATGGGAATGGATATTCGGATCAAATGTACGGGGTGTTCCCACAGTGTCATGATTCCGAGAAGAGATTTTGAGAGAAAGCTGAAAAAAGTACTCGTCAAGCATGAGGAGCCTACATCATAA